The following proteins come from a genomic window of Montipora foliosa isolate CH-2021 chromosome 2, ASM3666993v2, whole genome shotgun sequence:
- the LOC137992006 gene encoding cyclin-dependent kinase 7-like, with the protein MSAGQSPIFYVVFSRKLLVPRLQTDESRPKMEARSKRYKKIDFLGEGQFATVYKAEDQETHTIVAVKKIKLGQRSEAKDGINRTALREIKLLQELRHPNIIGLLDVFGHKSNISLVFDFMETDLEVVIKDTSLVLSPSNIKSFMIMTLQGLEYLHMNWILHRDLKPNNLLIDDRGVLKIGDFGLARSFGSPTKVYTHQVVTRWYRSPELLFGARIYGTGVDLWAVGCILAELLLRVPFLPGSSDLDQLGKIFETLGTPSEESWPGVSSLPDFVEFKKFPGIPLKDIFSAAGDDLLDLLDRLLDCNPPGRVTATQALKMPYFSNKPVPTPGHLLPRPKISAPAATKKAEETSLKRKMFDSLPDAATTRAKKLVF; encoded by the exons ATGTCGGCTGGACAGTCCCCAATATTTTACGTAGTTTTCTCGCGAAAATTGCTAGTGCCCAGACTACAGACTGATGAGTCGAGGCCAAAAATGGAGGCCCGTTCGAAGCGTTACAAGAAGATCGATTTCCTAGGCGAAGGGCAG TTTGCCACCGTGTACAAAGCAGAAGATCAGGAAACTCATACCATTGTTGCTGTCAAGAAG ATCAAACTTGGGCAGAGAAGTGAAGCAAAGGATG GCATCAATAGAACTGCTTTGCGTGAAATCAAACTGTTACAGGAACTGCGACATCCTAACATAATAGGG CTTCTTGATGTGTTTGGTCACAAGTCTAACATCAGTCTTGTGTTTGATTTCATGGAGACAGATCTTGAG GTGGTGATAAAAGACACAAGTCTGGTATTAAGCCCTTCAAACATAAAAAGTTTTATGATTATGACACTACAAGGTCTGGAGTATCTCCATATGAATTGGATTCTTCACAGA GATTTAAAGCCCAATAACTTGTTGATTGATGACAGAGGTGTGCTTAAGATTGGTGACTTTGGACTTGCTAGATCATTTGGAAGTCCAACCAAAGTTTACACCCATCAAGTGGTGACAAG ATGGTACAGGTCACCAGAGCTGCTATTTGGAGCAAGGATATATGGCACCGGTGTTGATTTGTGGGCGGTTGGTTGCATCCTTGCTGAACTTCTTCTGCGG gttCCATTTTTACCTGGAAGTTCTGACTTAGATCAACTGGGCAAAATATTTGAAACTCTTGGCACACCATCTGAAGAGTCCTGGCCT GGTGTTTCATCTTTACCGGACTTTGTGGAGTTCAAAAAATTTCCAGGAATTCCGCTGAAAGACATTTTCTCTGCTGCTGGTGATGATTTATTAGATTTACTTGACAGACTCCTCGACTGTAACCCTCCTGGTAGAGTCACAGCAACTCAG gcACTAAAGATGCCGTATTTTTCTAACAAACCAGTGCCAACACCTGGGCATTTACTTCCACGGCCCAAAATATCAGCCCCTGCTGCTACTAAGAAAGCAGAGGAAACGTCTTTAAAGAGGAAAATGTTTGACTCTCTTCCTGATGCGG cCACTACAAGAGCAAAGAAGTTGGTGTTTTAA
- the LOC137992007 gene encoding lamin-B1-like, with translation MATTAASPRTPASTERLGAASPTKMTREQEKEELQHLNSRLAVYIDRVNALEETNNKLTAEIAVTKSRTHIEVENVRNSFESELSDARKLLDETAKEKAREQMENRKNAALADELKKKLDKEVAAHKKTDDSLKAAQRKLSDKESQLLMVNQEARSLESVLQELRKECQELKDSLESAKYTLEQETLTRVDLENKLQSKEEELSFKKEMYNKEILDIRSQLKSVETQHIKIASDTKSRYEGILAEKLQELRELYDTEAKQYRDETDNLYSSKYDELQKMSAKDLEELSVVREDKRTLSITVENLKSDLHQLQSKNDSLLLRIEDLEKLRASDQSSADQAIASRDNQIRELRKRMDATLRDYEDLMGVKTALDIEISTYRKMLEGEESRLNITPPSSPVFGSPKSKRRSVKRVRTEEESVGTKYSHQGYIQIKEADADGRYIKLFNSGSQDFSLGGWCLERSVDGETAITYKFTPKYVLKSGSYVTVWASQGGGQHKPPTDLLFRQKASWGVGRETRTVLKDADGQEAASAVSKEVSFIQTDVTDSHPVGKGDGETAKGCLIQ, from the exons ATGGCGACGACAGCTGCCTCACCTCGCACTCCGGCGTCCACAGAACGCCTCGGAGCAGCTTCACCAACAAAGATGACACGCGAGcaagagaaagaagaacttCAGCATCTGAATAGTCGCCTTGCTGTTTACATCGACCGTGTAAATGCTTTGGAGGAGACTAACAACAAACTAACGGCTGAGATAGCTGTGACGAAGTCGAGAACGCACATAGAGGTGGAAAACGTGAGGAATTCGTTTGAATCGGAGCTATCTGATGCACGAAAACTATTGGATGAGACCGCCAAAGAGAAAGCACGAGAACAGATGGAAAATAGAAAGAACGCAGCATTGGCAGACGAGTTAAAGAAGAA GTTAGATAAGGAGGTTGCAGCACATAAAAAGACTGATGATTCCTTGAAGGCAGCACAGAGAAAGCTCTCTGACAAAGAATCCCAGCTGTTAATGGTAAACCAGGAAGCAAGGAGCCTTGAATCAGTACTACAAGAGTTACGCAAGGAGTGCCAGGAACTTAAAGATTCTTTAGAGTCTGCGAAATACACCCTTGAGCAGGAGACGCTCACAAGAGTGGACCTTGAAAACAAATTGCAGTCAAAGGAAGAAGAACTTAGCTTTAAGAAGGAAATGTATAATAAG GAAATTCTTGACATTCGCTCACAGTTGAAAAGTGTTGAAACACAGCACATTAAAATTGCATCCGATACCAAGTCACGATATGAAGGAATATTGGCTGAAAAGCTCCAAGAACTGAGAGAATTGTATGATACTGAAGCCAAGCAATACAGAGATGAAACAGACAACCTTTACAGTTCCAAG TATGATGAATTACAGAAGATGTCTGCCAAAGACTTGGAAGAGCTCTCAGTGGTGAGAGAAGACAAAAGAACGTTATCCATCACAGTGGAAAATCTTAAATCTGATCTTCACCAATTACAATCTAAG AATGACAGCCTGTTGCTGAGAATTGAAGATTTGGAAAAACTGCGAGCTAGTGACCAATCAAGTGCTGATCAAGCCATTGCCAGTCGAGATAACCAGATAAGAGAGCTGCGGAAAAGAATGGACGCTACCCTTAGGGACTATGAGGACCTCATGGGAGTTAAGACAGCCCTTGATATTGAGATCTCAACTTACAGGAAAATGCTAGAAGGAGAAGAATCAAG ATTAAATATTACTCCACCTTCATCACCTGTGTTTGGATCCCCAAAATCCAAAAGACGGTCTGTCAAGCGAGTGCGTACAGAAGAAGAATCCGTAGGAACCAAGTATTCTCACCAAGGATACATTCAAATTAAGGAAGCTGATGCAGATGGCAGATACATCAAGTTATTTAACAGTGGTTCTCAA GATTTTTCTCTTGGTGGTTGGTGTTTGGAAAGATCAGTGGATGGTGAAACTGCAATTACCTACAAGTTCACTCCTAAATATGTCTTAAAAAGTGGCAGCTATGTAACT GTTTGGGCATCTCAGGGTGGTGGCCAGCATAAACCCCCTACAGACCTGCTTTTTAGACAAAAAGCAAGCTGGGGAGTCGGCAGGGAAACGCGTACGGTACTGAAGGATGCTGATGGCCAG GAGGCAGCTTCTGCAGTGAGCAAGGAAGTGAGTTTCATTCAGACTGATGTGACTGACAGCCACCCAGTTGGAAAGGGCGAT ggAGAAACAGCAAAAGGTTGTTTAATTCAGTAA